A window of Pseudoliparis swirei isolate HS2019 ecotype Mariana Trench chromosome 13, NWPU_hadal_v1, whole genome shotgun sequence genomic DNA:
TAAAAAACACCAAAcacaaatgtttaaatgttcacCGTGAACACGGAAACGATCCCTCAGAGTGTTCGGCGTTCCCGGTGAGTGATGAGGACTCGGAGGTCGTGTTGACTTTTAAACAACGACTATCAATCCAGAACGCCGTGGTGGAGTTATGAAACGTGTTGGAAGTCAAATACACGATTACTAATGTGCAGGAAAGAAATCTAAACTAGGCAACAAAGTAGAAGTGACAAACAATCCTCTTCTCAGCCTCCTCTTCGACTCCTTTCCTGTCCACTTCTTCCCTCTCTGCTTCTTTATCTCTAAAAACGACCCTCATCTCCCCGTCACCATTTATCTCTCGTTTGCTCTCCTGACCTTTTTAATGTCttgttcttcctctccctctcgctcactttccctcctccacctctttccCTCCTTGTCCCCTTTATTTCCTCTCTCCTATTCCAATCTGCTCCCTCCCACCTCTCTCCATTTCCCCACCGGCACCTTCATCATCCACCTCTTGCCCTATCTCTGCATTTCCCCCCtcaccgctctctctctctctatctctttctctctccctccctctccccctccctctctctctctctatctatgaaGCTCCATATTGCTCCTTAAAGAATCACGAGGCGCTATATGTCGATCCCCCCTTATAGCGGCTCCTATCTGATTCCATTCCTGTAATTGAAGGgaggcctccccccccccacacatacacacatacacacgcacacacaaacaaacacagacacacacacacacacacacttcaggctCACATTCCATGAGTGGTATTCAAAGAGGGCTCTTATGAAAATGATTGGAAACCTGTCCAGAGATATGCAAAGGATCGGGATCATGGGATTCCTCGAGGCGAGCTGATGGgatatgtcacacacacacacaagaaaacacaaCCAAAGCTCCAGAAGTCACCTTTTGTGTGAGCACCGCTAATCTCCAGTAACATAAATGGACTTTGGTTTTTCTTTCTGGTTCACCAACTCCCACCATCCACCTTTTTTTCGTTTTCCCCGCCCCGCTTTTCATTAATTGCCTCTGCCATTTCCCCCATCCAGCTGATAAGCCACACTTTTGTCAGTCAATACTCGtctccactgcccccccccctgtgcttCTATTTAAGGTTATCGAACTCCAACTAATGAAGGTCCCCGGATGCAGAGCGGTAACTTAGAGGAGGACGCATTGATCTAAAAAGTACAAACGACCAATCACGGCCCACCTCTGACGCACACGTCTGCTGCCACGAGCCCTCCGGGGAGGACGTATCCATACACGCCTGTTAATACCTGTTTTTCACGAGGTAGTCTGCAAATTAAATTGTCTAGTATCTCAAACAGGAAGGGAATTAAAATAATCACACAACAAGCCCGCAATCGTTCTTTTATGGGCTTCACGCCGCCTGCCGCTGCGGCGTCCATCGCAGTGTTTTCATATGCAAAGCTCcaaccgttaaaaaaaaaatcactatcGGTGGGAAATTACTAAGAAACTGTAATATTCTAACATGTAAATTGTAACGACGCACCTCGGCTATCGTCTGACCTCCTCGAATCTCTTTATGTGCAAATGAGTTTCCAAAATGAAACGCGGAGGGAGAAAAGTTTTTCCCGCCTTTTTGATTTAGTGCACGGTTTTCTGCTAATTGCCACTGGACGCACTTTAAATATAGCTAACGGAACAAAAGTCCAACTTTTTAACAAAGTCAGGGGATCCCCAAAGTCGTAAGGATTcgaaaacaaaatgtttaagGGATCACTAAAGTCAGTGGGATTAATCTTTTGGGGCAAACCATCCAATGATTGATGAGATATTCCAGGCGAGACCGAGACTCTCGCTGTTAGAGCCGCCACAGAGGCTAAAATGTTAATGACCCATAAGACGTCACGCTCTTTAGAATTGCATAACAAAAGCACAGGCGGTGTTTTCCTGTGTCTAGAACAGCCCCATTTATAGCTCACCTCCTCCTCGGCTCCACGTTCCTGTACTGCTGATCTTCACCAGATCGCCCGTTCTGGTCACATTGCACATCCTGAACATTGAATATCTTTATATCTCTCTATAATCCTGCAGATATTCAGATATAAGGAGTATTCACTTCATCTAAAGACATAGAAGTCCCAGACTAATGTTGTTGGTACGGTAACGGCACTAtgagatcacttagaaatgtccatatttttcaaagaaaagcactgtttttttcaatgaagataacattacattaatgagaaatacactctatccatagttaatgtgtaaatgactattctttgGTGTTTAATggagtctctacagaggtgtgtagaggcccatctccagtgttctaatggtacattgtgttatcgcctaaGAAGACTAGCACAGGGGTAGAACACGCCTGTAAactctttttatgtgagcgcagctgaaaacaattatgctgctgagagaaactataaaactggccttcctttgagccacaagaagaacaacattaatatttacaataaaaatcactaTTTATAACCTTCTCaatgtcttgaatatattttctattcattttgcaattcatttgatgaataaaagtgtgagttttttaTGGAAAACACTGGgtgtagtgtacatatatacaggatacacacacatgcagaaagaAAGTCTGAACCGACAGATAAGCATCTTTACATatctcctgtgtgtctgtgtctctttagCCTTGCAGCAGGTTTATCTCCTCACTCGTATTCCTCCCTCTGTCAGTCACTGTCACCGAGCTACACAGCTACACAGCTACACAGCTACACATCAAACaagctacacaactacacagcGAATAAGCTACACAGCTACACAGCTAAGCAGCTACACCGCTACACAGCGAACAAGCGACACAGCTACACCGCTACACAGCTACACATCAAACaagctacacaactacacagcGAATAAGCTACACAGCTACACAGCTAAGCAGCTACACCGCTACACAGCGAACAAGCGACACAGCTACACCGCTACACAGCTACAtagctacacagctacacaGCGAATAAGCTACACAGCTACACAGCGAACAAGCGACACAGCTACACCGCTACACAGCTACACAGCTACACAGCTACACGGCGAATAAGCTACACAGCTACACAGCTACACAGCTACACAGCGAACAAGCGACACAGCTACACCGCTACACAGCTACACAGCGAACAAGCGACACAGCTACACAGCTACACCGCTACACAGCTACACAGCGAACAAGCGACACAGCTACACAGCTACACCGCTACACAGCTACACAGCGAACAAGCGACACCGCCTCTCTTATCTCTGCCAAATGTgagcttttttctctctcctacACGTTCACAGTCGAGTCCCTTCTCTTTGGCCGTGTTGTCCTTGAAGATAAACTTAACACACTCTGTGAGTTTGCTTTGCCGCCGGTACTATAAATCTACTTTATCGCTCCGTGGAGGAGAAACACGGTCGAGGGATAGCGAAGGTGTTCTTGGGGTGGGGGTCGTCAAACCCGGCGACAGGTGAATCAATCCGGCTGGAAGGTCGCACGTAACGAATGGAAATGGAAAAAACACACCGCTGTTACGCAGTGTGGGCTCCGCATGGGGAAAAGGACGGCCATGAGGCTTTGTGTCTATTTCTGTGCTGCCATTCACCGGCTGCATTGGAACAAATTAATATGTGCTCGTAAATACTTTAGTTTACCTGTTTGACAAATGCATATTATATAATCAATCTAGCACTTGAAATGCATTTCTTATACTTGTTACACTTTAGTGGTAAATCACAtaatccttagttattaaggagcaggaGTTCAGCGTCTTGCTCAATGACACTTTGATAtgaaactaatggggagagcgggattCGAACCCACTACCTTGTTGTTACAGGACGACCGCTCATAAGCTACAGCCGCCTTAACATGAAAATTCAATGGTACATTTAAATGGTCCCCAGGGTCTTGAAGTGTGGACATGATAATTTATGTCCTTTCACTTTTAATCTGCAGGTAGTTACATGTGCACCACTGTAATCTGTTGgcgaattaattaattttctcAGCAATTAGCAAAACCGCCAACCCGCCCGGCCGATAAGacatatttaacccttgtgttgccttagggtcattttgacccgaatcaatattacaccctccccccgctttaggattaatttgaccccattcaatgtttaatgtcggtgttctttcggtagtcaacaaacaaacataaagtgcctcacacttaaacttggaaaacaatattaattctaataattttctggaggttttaattgctggcgtcaaattgaacccaaagggtaaaatatgttagtaaatataaaggtaacaggagggtgaaacattgaatcgggtcaaaatgacccaaaggcggggggagggtgtaatattgattcgggtcaaaatgaccctaaggcaacacaagggttaaaaggttgTTTCATACACTTTTGGGATTGAACTTGCGCTCATTGAAAGAAAATGCAATGAAAACAGCGAATTTAATTTCTATAAGAACGTCTTCCTTGGCGCAATAAGGGATGCagataacaacaaaaacaaaaataaacaacacaaactTGTTATTTTCGCTTATTGGCCTAGAATTTTGTAATTTGTGCATCCTTATTAATATCGCCTCGCCTCCATCCATATGGAGAAGATCcattttctaaaaaataaaaggagCTGCTCCAAAAGCCACTCGACGACGAGAAGAACGGTTCAATAAACTACGTAGAGAGCCTGATGAAaatattaatttagattaaGATGAATTAAATGTAAGTGCAGTAGACTTTAGTCTACATCAATGGTTCGCTACCTTTTTTCATTGATGTACCCCCTAAACACCCCTCAACTAATTTGGGTTTAATAcaaacatgtatgtgtatgtaaacatgcatacacagtgttgtgccatcagtgtctgatttaatatagaatatatacaatgcAGTTTATTGACTTACACTTGTATTTAATtgactatttatgaaataactaaaggatttttgaatggatgctaattactaaatagattttttaaaaatctcacGTATCCCTTGGTGTGCTTCCcttacccccatttgagaaccactggtctacaTTAATGGCCTCCCCCATATTTGACAACAGGTTTGAGCATTTATTATCTGATTTATCCGACGCTCTGCATTGAGGATCAATTAATAACTCCGCCTTTCATTTCCTCCCCAGAAAGGGAGGTCAACTCGGTCTCCTCCAAATCCTTTCAAGTTATTATAGGCCAtgtcaaagggggggggggggggggaacaccttcccaccacacagagacacgatgGTGCTGGAGACATTTTGGGCTTTTCCTTTCTGCAGGACGGGCCTCTTTACCGTCGCCGTGACGCCCTGCCTGCACTATGAGGGGAGTCTGACCAACCTTTTCAGATTGTGGGGGTAGAAAGGGACGGGGAGGCTTTCTTCTCAAACCTTCCGCCTATGTGTGTTTGCTGAAAGTCTTTATTTTATGAGTCACTCGATATAAcagttttattttatgtttgttccACGGTGGAAAAAACTGACACCCTGGGATGTTGTTTTGTTCACGAATGGCAGTCTGACAAGAGCGAGCAATTTAACGGAAGGAAATTCATTTAGATTGCCGTTATAGGAAGATTTCAGCTGCTCcactttttaattagccccctctctctctctctctctctctctctctcagcggccAAGTACAACGGTGACGTCTACAACAAGCGTCGGCTCATGGTGGAGCTGCCGACGAAGGGCGGGCTTCCTCTCCAGCCGATGGGCAACTCCAGACCCCCCATGGGCAACATGTCGTCAATGACTCCTCCGATGACCACCAACCCCATGGCCTCCAACCCCATGAACCCCTCCATCACCCAGATGACCTCCATGACCCCGATGGCCTCCATGACCCCGATGACCTCCATGACCCCGATGGCCTCCATGACCCCGATGGCCTCCATGACCCCGATGGCCTCCATGACCCCGATGGCCTCCATGACCCCGATGACCTCCATGATGCCCATGACCTCAATGCCGCCCATGACGTCCCTCGTCCAGATGACCTCCTTGACCCCGATGACCTCCGTCACCCCTATGAACTCCCTGGGTCCACTGACTCCGGAGCCGGTGGCCACCTACGTCACCGAGATGCCCGGCATCTCGTCCGTCTCCACCCTTCCGACCGAGCGGCACATGGCCACCTTCGGGGGACTCAAGTTGAACAGCCATAAACTCAAAGGCGGCCACGGTCACGTGGGCCACGGCCCCCCCCACGGCGCTCACGGCTCTCACAGTCACGGCCACAGTAGCAAGCCGCCGGGCCTCGGGGCCACCTCCATGGCGCACATGGGGGGGACCGTGCCAGGCAGCACGTCCCTGGGTATCTCCAGAGCCGCGGAGACGGCCATCGGCTCCAGCTCGACGACGGGCCGCCCGGTGGcgttcagctccaacacgatCGCGGCCGGGCACTCgatggggatggggatggggatgAAGGCCTGGGACGGCACCGAGACGGTGGGCCGGAGGAAGACCTACGGCCACAAGAGGCCTCAGTGCACCGTGCTCGAGCCCAACCAGCTCCACGGCACCAGAGGCCAGAGCCACAGCCAACACTTCCTCCCCACACAGCCCTACTTTGTGACCAACAGCAAGACAGAGGTGActgtgtgagagaggaagacggggaggaagagagggagggggaaaggATGCGTCTCTGAGCGGAGATGCCGAGCCCCGCGttggtcaatgtgtgtgtgtgtgtggcccgtCGGTGTACTGGTGAATGTGGCGGGGACGGTGTTTCAGAGCGGCCCTCGTTCCACCAAACAGACAAGTCCCGGTTAACCATAACTTCAAAGAGCCGACAGCGCGGGGCCGTGTGCACACTGTCGTCTCACAGCTAATATCCACTTTGTAATGATATCAAACAATCTTGAGCATCACGGTACGACACGCAGAGGATTAAGAGGGAAAGGATTGGTTTCAACCCACCGGAGCTGAGAAGCAATACATAACGGATTAAAGGCGCCGCCGTCGGGGAGAAGGACGCCGCGAGTTTACCCACAAAACCCtcgaaaaacaacaaaagcagcGTCTTGTCCAACAAAGTGTCGAATTGCTTGGAAGAAATAACATTCCCTTGTgatttcacctcctcctcctcctcctcctcctcccccccccaaataaatcTCCCGAGGGCTCCGGCGTGACGAGCGCCGGGCTTCTGGACCGCAGACACGCGACGGGGGGCTCTGTGCGCCGGCTATTCAGAAGCGCCTCGGTGAGGTCTGCGGCTGAAGGTCGACGCGGGGAACGAAGGCTGTCACGCCGCCATTGTTCCGTTCTGATCTCGTCTGCTCGGAGACAGCCGGAGcccagaggaggaggcgaggaggaggcagcGAGGCGGCATCCGGAGGAGCTAGCAGAAGCTCCGCGAAGCGGGACTGTCGTGCACGAACatatagaaacatgtttttACTCAAACGGATCAATGAACACACACGTGTAGGGATGTGACCCACATGGCTTCTCATAGGACGATTCCAACGATTTGATTGGATGACATTTAGTTCAATGTGTGCGCGTTTTGTCGgcattaaattacattaaatttGTTTGCATTTCCAAAAACTCAGTTCGGTGTTTCCCCAAACTGGTGTTCACGGTGGTGAATTCAGACCGCCAACAGTTCTCCAAGACTCTCGAAATAAAAATCGAAACGACCCTCCGTATCCATTCAAGGACAGAAAACCGTTAAAGGAAtaatttttataaaatgtgctttctttttcctgagttagatgagaagattgataccactcatGTCTGCATGTTCAATATGAAGCACCAGACAGCTGTATAATATCAACATCTGCATAAAAGCATCTTAAAAGCTCACTACTTTAAATCTAGTTAAAAACAAGTAATCCACCAAACTGTACCAACGGAAAGTGCTTTGTGGTTCATGTCATAGTCATTTATTATTCGTCGTATTGTCATTAAAAGTTGTCAGGCGACTAAATAAAGTGTTTCTTTGAAAGAATAAATCAATTGTGCAAGAGAAATAAATCAATTTTTGATGCATCTCGGATCAGGAATGACCTTCGTCATTCTAGAAGTGGACAAAATGTCCTATTAAATGATAAAAATGTGTATTATCTGTGTATTAGTTGAATCAAACACAGACAGCACTCATATATATGCATCAGCTAAACATTTTAGTCATATTTCTCTAGTTTTAGACAAAGGAAAGACTGTGATGAAAAGTAGTCGTAACAGGAACGAGAAATACTATTTTTGTTTTAGCTGGTGATAGAAGTCACAAGAAACTGAGCTTGATTAGATCGCTCACCTTCCTCGGGTTatagctgtaaaaaaaaaattttttaaagaaacatcaCAACCGGCAGAAGAAATAACTATGTGGGTTAAAAATAAATCCTAGGCCAAATCTTGTGAGGGCTTCTCCCAGATCCGCTGGTTGCGTAATGATGTGAGACGCGAGCAGCTGCAGCCAGCGTCTCCACGCCGGCCTTGTTATCTCGAGTGCCGCTTCCACCTCTAAGACCCTCTTTACACTCCAGATTTAGACGCACTTGTAAGCGATCGGACTGTAATCGGAAAAATGCTTTTGGCCACGCTCGAATAGAATGAAAGACAGCGGGCGATGAAATACCCGTCCGAATCATCTCCGAGCTGCACCCAGATCAGTTTGGATGAACACTGAAATGCAGTTTttgttataaatgtgtgttgCACATCCCAGAAATGCACAAGCAAGACTATAAAAAAGGTTAAAGTCGTCCGTTTTAAAGCATTCAGTTTAGGTACAGAAATGTAGATCTGAGAtacacgagggggggggggggggtccgacaCGACAGCTTctaaatgaaaagatgaaacAGCTGGAACAGTTGAGCCTAAgaggagaaggtgtgtgtgtgtatgggggggggggggggtctacaggagaggaatgtgtgtgtgttctttttttttacgcctCGCACTGTGGaaacccctcctcccccctccccgctgCCTCGAGGGTCACATGACCGGTAACCCGGGGGGACCAAATTGAAAAAGCATGAAACGGGATTTAAGAAGTCATCTGAGCCTTAGAATGTGTCACCTTTAcaccctgcaacacacacacacacacacacacacacagaatacattacgGGGTGGACTGTGCTTTTCCCTCTGCTCCCACAATGCCGAGCGCTCAGGCTCCCGTTGTACATGAGAGACTGTGAAACTCCAGACCGTGGCCCTTTGTAGCGACACCCTATTAAGCTTCTTAAGCCTCCCCCTCAAGCTcttgctttcttttcttcttcacttttttt
This region includes:
- the shisa9a gene encoding protein shisa-9A encodes the protein MRGKYFLLGFLLLKLMALVCKADGEPGLLGGFVMIATSNGSREEESASEETPHTEDRCRGYYDVMGQWDPPFICKTGNYLFCCGTCGFRFCCSYKHSRLDQSTCKNYDTPMWMKTGQTPYKKMNKIHDSTKDKTNLIVYIICGVVAIMALVGIFTKLGLEKAHRPQRENMSRAVASVLQGGCPGEQYRGEEALGMHSQHYVSRATTLQGGQINNNVGPGSSMGQQHPYPALGQLAHVYEQQQLHHQQQHQQQLHHQQQQQQQHTDLNKYASLKAVAAKYNGDVYNKRRLMVELPTKGGLPLQPMGNSRPPMGNMSSMTPPMTTNPMASNPMNPSITQMTSMTPMASMTPMTSMTPMASMTPMMTSLTPMTSVTPMNSLGPLTPEPVATYVTEMPGISSVSTLPTERHMATFGGLKLNSHKLKGGHGHVGHGPPHGAHGSHSHGHSSKPPGLGATSMAHMGGTVPGSTSLGISRAAETAIGSSSTTGRPVAFSSNTIAAGHSMGMGMGMKAWDGTETVGRRKTYGHKRPQCTVLEPNQLHGTRGQSHSQHFLPTQPYFVTNSKTEVTV